The nucleotide window AATTATCCAACAACTTACGGCCCGAGCCAAAACTAAACTCAGTACGTAGCCTAAAAAAGTCGAATGGTTTACGGTACCGTTCTTCAAAGGGGTTTCCATAGTCAAGCTGCAGGTTATACAGCATCTCGGTAGGCCCTTTACCAAAAACCGTTTTATTATCTACGTTAATTTTATGCACCCCGGTAAACATGGTGATATTAAGAGGTTCTTTCTGGTATACCTCCTTAGTGGTTTTTCTAAAAGATTTTCCTTGTAACAGCCTGTTAAGTCCCCTAACCGGATCAACAAGACCCGCAGCAATTTCCCTGAATACCCTTTCGCCGCCTGTAGTACGGTCATCTAAAATATTCGAGCTTAACCGGTAAAAAATTTCGCCCAAAAAGGCGCCGTTAAGGGGCGTATTGATCACATCGTTATAAGATGGGCGCGTATTCTCGCCAAAGTATTCCCACATCAGGCTGCCGCCTATTGCAAAAGGGATGGATTGCACATAGTTGTAGCCCTGCGAACGCGCTGCATTAAAATACATAGACCCGGTATATGGGTGCCCAATGAAATTGATACCAAAACGGTCTGAATCCCATTCCCAGCCTTGCTGTATATTATATTTCCATGTTGTTGGGCCAATGTGCGAAAAATCCTGGTTAAGGATAAACCTGTCTAACGACCAGGTGAATGCATTTATCCCTACAACTTCAACGGCCGGTTTCCAGATAGGGTATTTCAGGTTATACTTCGGATCGTCATTCAGTAAATCGCCATATTTATTTTGGATGGTTGTATCTATCAACGGGCTTTTTGGAGGCTCGTTCACAGAGTCGGTAAGTAATTTCTTTTTGGTTTCTTTTATCTCTTTCAATTGCTGCTTACGGGCCCCTTGTCCCGGTACAATGGTATCGGTTGCCAGTGGCTTTATTTGAGCAAATAAGCAATTACATGTAATTAACAGGATGGTTAAACACATTAATGCCTTTTGTTTGCGAAGCAGATATGAAACCGGGCCATTAGTAAAAGTATTAGGATACATGATACTTACCTATTAGTGAATTTATTACGCCATCAGCACTTAAACTATGTGGATAAACCGTTTGCCGGCAATCAACACCAGTAAAAAGGGAACTATAAATTATAAGTAATTGTTTGCCCCTGATAGCGTTTATTAACTATTATCCCCATGTTTGCATACCAATCGATATTAATTTATAATGGCCGGCATCTACATCCACATCCCTTTTTGTAAACAGGCTTGTCATTATTGCGATTTTCATTTCAGCACCTCGTTGAAATACCGCGATGAAATGGTGCAGGCTATTTTGAAAGAGATCCGCTTGCAAAAGAATTACCTTGATAATGAAACCATTGAAACCATTTACTTTGGCGGCGGTACGCCATCTTTGCTCAAAGCAGAGGAGATCGATCAGATCATTAATACCATAACCGGTTTACATACAGTGGCTGCGAATGCTGAAATAACGCTGGAAGCCAATCCCGATGACCTGAACCAGCAAGCCATACAGGCTTTACGCCAGACACCTGTAAACCGTTTCAGTATAGGGATACAATCTTTTTTTGATGACGACCTGCAATGGATGAACCGTGCCCATCGCAGTCATGAAGCCGAAGCATCGGTAAAACGCGCGCAGGATGCTGGTTTTGAGAATATCACCATCGACCTGATTTACGGCTACCCCTTGTTGACGGACGCTAAATGGCAACAAAATACAGCTATGGCCTTCGCGCTGGAAGTGCCGCACCTATCCGCCTATTCGCTTACGGTAGAACCACGTACGGCATTAGCATCATTCATTAAAAATAAAAAGCAACCGCCCGTAAGCGATCAGCAAAGCGCCGATCAATTTATAATGCTAATGGACGCGATGCAGCAACAGGGTTTTGAGCATTACGAGATATCCAACTTTAGTAAACCCGGCCAATATTCGCGCCATAACACCAATTACTGGCGTGGTGTAAAATACCTGGGCATAGGCCCCTCGGCACATAGCTTTAACGGTGATACCCGGCAATGGAATATTCCCAATAACGCCAAATACCTTGCCGGATTAGCTACCGGCCTTGTGCCTGCCGAAACCGAGATACTAACCGAAGAGAACCGCCTGAACGAATACATTATGACTTCCCTGCGGACCATGTGGGGGCTTGACCTAAATAAATTAGAAAACATTGCCGCGGGCACAAAACACCTATTGTTAAAAGAGGCACACCTGTTTTTTGATAAAGGCTGGTTGTTTCAGAATGGAGGAATTTTAACGCTTACCCAAAGCGGAAAACTATACGCGGACCATATAGCGGGCGAGTTGTTTTTTTAATGTTGTAATTGGCTATACTGCATCGGTATGGCATTTCATTATAAAACAACGTTATAACCTATTAAAAAATTTCGTGCTCCAATAGTGTAAAATTGATGTTATCTATAGCATAACTGAAGTTTTGGTTAACTAAAATTGCCTTGTACTCTTACTGCCATTATTATTTTAATTAATACCCCATGATATCAGCCCATACATTATTATCGCCTTTCGACCTGGAATCTAAATCATTATTAACGCATTTGCGCTGCCCCGAGTGTGGTAAGATATACGATGCTTCGGTTGTACAAACGGTATGCAATAATGGCGAGTGTGACTCGTCGCTTTTTGCGGAATATAACCTTGACGACGCGCTATCTAAAGACATATTGATCGGTCGCCCTGCTAATATGTGGCGTTACCGCGAATTTATGCCGGTGACAGAACCCGAAAATATTGTTACCCTGGGCGAAGGGTTTACCCCTATCCTGCCTTTACAAAACCTGCAAGCTATAGCAGGCGATATTCAGGTTTACTGGAAAGATGAATCAGGCAACCCAACTGGCTCGTTTAAGGCCCGCGGCATCAGCGCGGCAGTGTCAAAAGCAAAGGAATTAGGTATCGATACGATAGTTACGCCAACTGCCGGCAACGCGGGCGGTGCTTTGGCAGCTTATGCCGCAAGGGCGGATATAAAAGCAGTGGTTTACATGCCAGCGCTTACCCCTAAGCTATTTAAAGATGAATGCCGTTTGTATGGGGCACAACTGATAGAGGTTGATGGCAGCATTAGCGATTGCGGTAAACTTGCCCATGCCGATGCTGTTAAAAATGGCTGGTTCGAGGTATCAACTTTAAAAGAACCTTATCGCCTTGAAGGCAAGAAAACCATGGGCTATGAAATTGCCGAGCAGTTTAACTGGCAACTGCCCGATGTCATTTTATACCCTACCGGTGGCGGCACAGGCTTGCTGGGGATATGGAAGGCTTTTGACGAAATGGAGTGCCTGGGCTGGATCGATAACCACAGGCCAAAAATGGTGGCTGTACAATCTGATAGCTGCAATGGTATAGTAAAAGCCTTTCACACCGAATTGAATGTTTCGGAGTTTACCGATGGTGGTTTTACCATAGCAAACGGGCTGCGTGTACCAAAACCTTATGCAGACAAACTTATTTTAAAAGTTTTACGTAAAAGCCATGGTAACGCTATCAGCGTAAGCGATGCTGACATGGCCATAGCTTTAAAAGAAATAGCCTGCCATGAAGGTATGCTGATAGCACCCGAAGGCGCCGCTTTGTGGCATGCGTTTAAACAATTAAAAAGTACAGGCTGGCTGCACAATGGCCAAACCGTATTGCTGCTAAATACCGGCAGCGGTTACAAATACCTGGAGAATTTATCCTGAATACCCCATACTTAGTTAAATAGACACGTTATGTGAGCACCCGCCAAATTATTTGGCGGGTGTTTTTTTTTGCCGCACTCGTTACACTTAGTTATTAGTTTATCCCTGTTGTTTTTATCCAAAAAACAAGGCTACTCCATTTAGCTATACGAATTATTAATACCTAATAATTTAAAAATCAATTATTTAATTAAAGTTCGATATTTTATAAAATCCGCCTAAATCAAATTCTCGTTAATGGCTACAAATAGAAAAACATACACTAATGAAAAAATTATTTATCACAACAATTGCTTTAGTAGCTATCGCGATTGCTCCTAAAACTTATGCGCAAACTAAAATGGTTGGAGGCGCTGCCATGTATCCCACAAAGGATATTATTGATAATGCAGTTAACTCGAAAGATCACACCACATTGGTGGCTGCAGTTAAAGCAGCCGGACTTGTTGAAACCCTTAAAGGGGCTGGGCCATTCACTGTTTTTGCGCCAACTAACGAAGCTTTTAATAAGCTGCCAAAAGAAACCGTACCGACCCTGCTGAAACCTGAAAACAAAAGCACATTGACCAAAATTTTAACTTACCATGTAATTGCCGGTCGCTTAAGTGCCGAAGATTTGATGGCTAAAGTTAAAGCAGGTATGGGCAAAACCGAATTAACTACCGTTCAGGGCGGTAAATTATGGGTAATGCAACAAGGCAAAAAACTTTACCTGGTTGACGAAAAAGGCGGCAAATCGTGGATCACTATTGCCGATGTATTCCAAAAGAACGGGGTGATACATGTGGTTAACACCGTATTAATGCCTAAATAATTTGCAGGTAGTCGCGATATAAAGTGGCAACGATTGGTGATTGGTATGCTGTATGCCATCAGTCAAAAGTCCCGGTGTGTAGTGCGCCGGGACTTTTGTTTGTCAGGCAGGCATCAAAAACTATATTACATTTTGCTGGCCGGCAATATCAAATATTTTTGTAGCGTTAAATTAACATTACTATGGCATTAAAGCTGACATCAATTGATAGGGTTGACCATATCACTAAAGATGATTTTGTTAAAAATTATCTGGAGCCACGTAAACCGCTGGTTATACGGAAAGCAACTGAAAGCTGGCCCGCCCTGCAAAAATGGACCTTCGATTATTTAAAAGAAGTTGTAGGCGATAAAACTGTACCGCTGTATGATAGCTCTAAAGCCGATCCATCAAAACCTATCAACGCGGCGGCATCTGAAATGAAGTTTGCCGATTATATTGACTTGATACAGTCGCAACCTACCGATCTGCGTATCTTTTTGTTCGATCCCATAAAACAAGCGCCGGGTTTGCTGGACGATTATCGTTCACCTACCGATTTAATGGGAGGTTTCCTGGATAAATACCCCAATATGTTTTTCGGCGGCGCAGGTTCAGTCACGTTTTTACATTATGATATTGATTTGGCGCATATCTTCCATACCCACTTCAACGGGCGCAAACACGTAATACTTTTTGATAACAAATGGAGCGAACGACTATATAAGATCCCGTACGCTACTTACGCGCTGGAGGATTATGATATTGAACAGCCGGATTTTGAAAAATTCCCCGCCTTGAATGGCGTAGAAGGGCAAGAAATTATTTTGGAACACGGCGACACCTTGTTTATGCCTACAGGCTACTGGCATTGGATGAAATATCTGGATGGCTCGTTCTCTATTTCGCTGCGCGCCTGGGACAAATCATGGGGCATTAAAGCTAAAAGCCTTTATAATCTAACCATCCAACGTAAATTTGACGATTTTATGAAAAAGAACTTCCGGGCGAAATATATGAACTGGAAAGAAGAGCTGGCTGTGAAACGGGCGGAGAAAAGTTTGAAGTCGAAAGTCTGAAGTCTGAAGTTTCCTTTTGTCATTTCGAACGAGGAACGAGGAGAAATCTTCTGCATAATGCTTATTTACGTGTATAAGATTTCTCCTCGCCCCTTACACAACCGCTTCAGCTCGTTCGAAATGACATTTTGGTGATCTCTGAGGTATTTTAACCCTCTGAACCTATTCATCATAATATCCCTCGCGGTATACCAGTACCGATTCAGGCATATCGTCTTTACTATCTTCATAAGGCGCATGCACGGTGATACCGAATGTGGGGGAATCGAAACCGCTATCATCCGCTATTAATTCCATATCAAACACCGTAAACAGTTCAATTAGTTTGGTGTAGGTTTCGGCTAACATATCTATGTCCCTGAATTCCGGTTCGGGTGAGAAAAATTCGAAAGCATTTACCCGATCATTAGCGTCAAAATAGATCAGCATATCGCGTTGCGGATAAAAGTCATAATACTCCTTTATCCCTTCAAAATCATCAGCACCGCTTTGATAATCCTGGTTAATTTTATCGCGCAGCATTTGCCTTGTATCGGTAAAATTTAAATCGCCAACGGATTGAAAGGGAACTATCTTCATGCAGCAAAAGTAGGTAAAAGCTTTCATTTTTATGGTTTACACATTTTCGTCTAAAAAAATCTTAATTATCTTAATAACAGCTAATTAAATAACAAAAACGCCCAAATTTTGTAAACCATGTAAACCATGATTTTATACTCACCCCGGCAACCGTACAAAGTATAACATTAATTTAACCAAAAACATTTAGCTTTACTTCATCATATGGAAAAACAGGTTTTATGCTTTGGCGAGGTCTTGTGGGATGCGTTCGGTTACGAGAAAACGGCGGGCGGCGCACCAATGAATGTGGCTAACCACCTAATACAACAAGGCGTAAAAGCCCAGTTTGCCAGCCGTGTAGGTAACGATAGGTCGGGCAGGGAGTTGATATTGAATTTGCAGGACAGGCGGTTGTATTTTGACGAGCTGATACAGGTTGACGAGAAATTACCCACTTGCGAGGTTACTGTTGAATTAGATGCTAATAAACAAGCCAGCTACATTATCCCCAAACCGGTATCGTGGGACAATATCCAGGTTGACGACGCCTTTATAAACGCAGCTAACAATACCGATGTTATTGTATTCGGCAGTTTGGCCAACCGCGGCGATGTAACACGTAATACACTACGAACCCTGCTTGAAGAAAGCAATGCCACCAAAATATTTGATGTAAACCTGCGCGACCCGCATTATGAACTGGCCACTATTGAATTACTGGCGGCTACAGCAGACGTAATAAAAATGAACGAAGCAGAGGCATCGTTATTAATTGGGGGCGGCAGGGGCAAAAAGCTACAGCAAAAAATTATTGAGTTCCAAAAAACGTATCATAATCATACCATTATTATTACACGTGGCCCCGAAGGGGCTATGGTTTGGCACGATGAGCAGTTTTATGAACATCCGGGTGTTAAAGTTGAAACAGTGGATACTGTGGGCGCCGGCGACTCATTCCTGGCTACATTTATTGCAGGTATGTTGGCAGGGCAACCTATTCCGCAAATATTAGCTAAGGCCTGCCATATCAGCGCTTATGTAACTACCCAGCGCGGAGCAAACCCGGTTTACCCCAAAGGGCTATTGGACTAAAAGCGAAAAGATTGAAGCTGAAAGCTTCTTAATTGTCTTTGGCTTTACGCTTTTGGCTTTAAGCCTTCGGCTGATTGTCATATCTGCCTAACAATTCAACTTTTACCCTTTAGGCAGCAAACTTTTCAATAAAAATATCCGTTCCTTTATACAAGAAAGGCTTACATGCGCGGTTACGAATTTTCGAAGTTTATACCCCGCCAAATTCAAAAAGGCGGTTTTGACGAATTATTAAAGCTATTTTTAGAATTGCTGAACTATACGGCCGGCGATGCAGGCGAAGCGTTGGCCTGGATGAACGAGCTGGACAAGCAATACAACCTCACCAATGACGATTATGGCATGGGTGATTTTATTGACGAGTTGAAGCAAAAAGGTTATCTGAACGAGGACAATCAAAATGGCAACTTCAGCATTACGGCCAAAACCGAGCAAAGCATCCGCCAGTCGGCACTTGAAGAAATATTTGGCAAGTTAAAAAAATCAGGGCGTGGCAATCACCGTTCGCCGCAGTCGGGTCAGGGTGATGAGAAAAATGCCGAACGCCGCGAATTTGAGTTTGGTGATAGCTTAGATCAGATAGATATGACGCAGTCTATCCATAACGCGCAGGTTAATCATGGCATCGGCGATTTTATGATGACCGAGAAGGACCTGGAAGTAGAGGAAATGGACTTCAAGACCCTCACCTCTACCGTGTTGATGATAGACATATCGCACTCTATGATCTTATACGGCGAAGACCGTATTACCCCTGCTAAAAAAGTAGCGATGGCGCTGGCGGAACTTATCCGCACCAAATATCCTAAGGATACTTTAGATATTGTAGTGTTTGGTAACGATGCCTGGCCGATAACTTTACAGGATTTACCATACCTGCAAGTTGGCCCTTACCACACCAATACCTACGCGGGGCTTGAATTAGCTACCGACTTGCTGCGCCGCCGTAAAACGCATAACAAGCAAATATTTATGATCACCGATGGTAAGCCAACCTGCTTAAAGGAGGGCACCAAATATTATAAAAACAGCATT belongs to Mucilaginibacter boryungensis and includes:
- a CDS encoding DUF3943 domain-containing protein, giving the protein MYPNTFTNGPVSYLLRKQKALMCLTILLITCNCLFAQIKPLATDTIVPGQGARKQQLKEIKETKKKLLTDSVNEPPKSPLIDTTIQNKYGDLLNDDPKYNLKYPIWKPAVEVVGINAFTWSLDRFILNQDFSHIGPTTWKYNIQQGWEWDSDRFGINFIGHPYTGSMYFNAARSQGYNYVQSIPFAIGGSLMWEYFGENTRPSYNDVINTPLNGAFLGEIFYRLSSNILDDRTTGGERVFREIAAGLVDPVRGLNRLLQGKSFRKTTKEVYQKEPLNITMFTGVHKINVDNKTVFGKGPTEMLYNLQLDYGNPFEERYRKPFDFFRLRTEFSFGSGRKLLDNLTGYGILIGDNTHWGKLSMLYGAFQYDDYWDNKTFELGALGFGGGVFTKYPISKAINVYTNAHFALVPLAGYSTRFGPDTSQVRDYTYNNGMEAKVESTINFGKYASASLVYYYFLLHTTVGAAGINHMSILKPRITVQIIKNVNLGFEHFIYYDDRYLKGLPGIHSVRTEQKIFVSLFLEDPQRKGRYN
- a CDS encoding cupin-like domain-containing protein gives rise to the protein MALKLTSIDRVDHITKDDFVKNYLEPRKPLVIRKATESWPALQKWTFDYLKEVVGDKTVPLYDSSKADPSKPINAAASEMKFADYIDLIQSQPTDLRIFLFDPIKQAPGLLDDYRSPTDLMGGFLDKYPNMFFGGAGSVTFLHYDIDLAHIFHTHFNGRKHVILFDNKWSERLYKIPYATYALEDYDIEQPDFEKFPALNGVEGQEIILEHGDTLFMPTGYWHWMKYLDGSFSISLRAWDKSWGIKAKSLYNLTIQRKFDDFMKKNFRAKYMNWKEELAVKRAEKSLKSKV
- a CDS encoding vWA domain-containing protein, with translation MRGYEFSKFIPRQIQKGGFDELLKLFLELLNYTAGDAGEALAWMNELDKQYNLTNDDYGMGDFIDELKQKGYLNEDNQNGNFSITAKTEQSIRQSALEEIFGKLKKSGRGNHRSPQSGQGDEKNAERREFEFGDSLDQIDMTQSIHNAQVNHGIGDFMMTEKDLEVEEMDFKTLTSTVLMIDISHSMILYGEDRITPAKKVAMALAELIRTKYPKDTLDIVVFGNDAWPITLQDLPYLQVGPYHTNTYAGLELATDLLRRRKTHNKQIFMITDGKPTCLKEGTKYYKNSIGLDRKVVNKTLNMAAQCKRLKIPITTFMIAKDPYLQQFVRKFTETNGGKAFYSSLNGLGEYIFEDYIRNRRKTVR
- a CDS encoding carbohydrate kinase family protein: MEKQVLCFGEVLWDAFGYEKTAGGAPMNVANHLIQQGVKAQFASRVGNDRSGRELILNLQDRRLYFDELIQVDEKLPTCEVTVELDANKQASYIIPKPVSWDNIQVDDAFINAANNTDVIVFGSLANRGDVTRNTLRTLLEESNATKIFDVNLRDPHYELATIELLAATADVIKMNEAEASLLIGGGRGKKLQQKIIEFQKTYHNHTIIITRGPEGAMVWHDEQFYEHPGVKVETVDTVGAGDSFLATFIAGMLAGQPIPQILAKACHISAYVTTQRGANPVYPKGLLD
- a CDS encoding fasciclin domain-containing protein, with translation MKKLFITTIALVAIAIAPKTYAQTKMVGGAAMYPTKDIIDNAVNSKDHTTLVAAVKAAGLVETLKGAGPFTVFAPTNEAFNKLPKETVPTLLKPENKSTLTKILTYHVIAGRLSAEDLMAKVKAGMGKTELTTVQGGKLWVMQQGKKLYLVDEKGGKSWITIADVFQKNGVIHVVNTVLMPK
- the hemW gene encoding radical SAM family heme chaperone HemW — translated: MAGIYIHIPFCKQACHYCDFHFSTSLKYRDEMVQAILKEIRLQKNYLDNETIETIYFGGGTPSLLKAEEIDQIINTITGLHTVAANAEITLEANPDDLNQQAIQALRQTPVNRFSIGIQSFFDDDLQWMNRAHRSHEAEASVKRAQDAGFENITIDLIYGYPLLTDAKWQQNTAMAFALEVPHLSAYSLTVEPRTALASFIKNKKQPPVSDQQSADQFIMLMDAMQQQGFEHYEISNFSKPGQYSRHNTNYWRGVKYLGIGPSAHSFNGDTRQWNIPNNAKYLAGLATGLVPAETEILTEENRLNEYIMTSLRTMWGLDLNKLENIAAGTKHLLLKEAHLFFDKGWLFQNGGILTLTQSGKLYADHIAGELFF
- a CDS encoding threonine synthase, with the translated sequence MISAHTLLSPFDLESKSLLTHLRCPECGKIYDASVVQTVCNNGECDSSLFAEYNLDDALSKDILIGRPANMWRYREFMPVTEPENIVTLGEGFTPILPLQNLQAIAGDIQVYWKDESGNPTGSFKARGISAAVSKAKELGIDTIVTPTAGNAGGALAAYAARADIKAVVYMPALTPKLFKDECRLYGAQLIEVDGSISDCGKLAHADAVKNGWFEVSTLKEPYRLEGKKTMGYEIAEQFNWQLPDVILYPTGGGTGLLGIWKAFDEMECLGWIDNHRPKMVAVQSDSCNGIVKAFHTELNVSEFTDGGFTIANGLRVPKPYADKLILKVLRKSHGNAISVSDADMAIALKEIACHEGMLIAPEGAALWHAFKQLKSTGWLHNGQTVLLLNTGSGYKYLENLS